A segment of the Bos taurus isolate L1 Dominette 01449 registration number 42190680 breed Hereford chromosome 19, ARS-UCD2.0, whole genome shotgun sequence genome:
CACTCCTGCTGCTCCCCGTGCTGCCAGCCCACCTGCTGTGAGTCCAGCTGCTGTCGGCCTTGCTGCCCCCCAACTTGCTACCAGACTAGTGAAAACACCTGCTGTAGGACCACCTGCTGCAAACCTACCTGTGTGACCACCTGCTGTCAGCCCAACTGTGGTAGGTCCAGCTGCTGCCAGCCTTGCTGCCTCCCTATCCGCTGTCAGACCACCTGCTGCAGGACCACCTGCCTCAAGCCTACTTGTGTGAGCAGCTGCTGCCAGCCCACCTGCTGTGAGCCCAGCTGCTGTCGGCCCTGCTGCCCCCCAACTTGCTACCAGACTAGTGAAAACAGCTGCTGTAGGACCACCTGCTGCAAACCTACCTGTGTGACCACCTGCTGTCAGCCCAACTGTGGTAGGTCCAGCTGCTGCCAGCCTTGCTGCCTCCCTATCCGCTGTCAGACCACCTGCTGCAGGACCACCTGCCTCAAGCCTACTTGTGTGAGCAGCTGCTGCCAGCCCACCTGCTGTGAGTCCAGCTGCTGTcagccctcctgcccccaaacttgCTGTCAAATCACTGAAACCACCTGCT
Coding sequences within it:
- the KRTAP9-1 gene encoding keratin-associated protein 9-1 (The RefSeq protein has 7 substitutions compared to this genomic sequence); the encoded protein is MTHSCCSPCCQPTCCESSCCQPCCPPTCYQTSENTCCRTTCCKPTCVTTCCQPNCGRSSCCQPCCLPIRCQTTCCRTTCLKPTCVSSCCQPTCCESSCCRPCCPPTCYQTSENSCCRTTCCKPTCVTTCCQPNCGRSSCCQPCCRPIRCQTTCCRTTCLKPICVTTCCQPTCCESSCCQPSCPQTCCQITETTCCKPTCVTSCCQPTCCGSISGGQTCGGSNCCQPCCQPASCAPVYCHRTCYHPTCLCLPGCRDQSCGSSCCQPCSRPVCCQTTCCRTTCCRPSCVSSCCQPSCC